The Colletotrichum higginsianum IMI 349063 chromosome 2, whole genome shotgun sequence genome has a segment encoding these proteins:
- a CDS encoding short chain dehydrogenase gives MPQEIPTASRLLDLFSLKGKVVVVTGASGPRGMGIEAARGCAEMGADLAITYSSRKEGAEKNAAELEKEYGVKVKIYKLNVSDYNDVEKTTKQIIADFGKIDAFIANAGATADSGVIDGSKEAWDHVIQIDLNGTAYCAKAVGAHFRERGTGSFVITASMSGHIANYPQEQTSYNVAKAGCIHMARSLANEWRDFARVNSISPGYIDTGLSDFVAKETQELWKSMIPMGRNGDAKELKGAYVYLVSDASTYTTGADIVIDGGYTCR, from the exons ATGCCTCAGGAAATCCCCACCGCCTCCCGCCTCCTGGACCTCTTCAGCCTCAAGggcaaggtcgtcgtcgtcaccggcgCCTCCGGCCCCCGCGGCATGGGCATTGAGGCCGCCCGCGGCTGCGCCGAGATGGGCGCCGACCTGGCCATCACCTACTCGTCCCGCAAGGAGGGCGCCGAGAagaacgccgccgagctcgagaaggagtacggcgtcaaggtcaagaTCTACAAGCTCAACGTGAGCGACTacaacgacgtcgagaagaCCACCAAGCAGATCATTGCCGACTTTGGCAAGATTGATGCCTTTATCGCCAA CGCTGGTGCCACTGCCGACAgcggcgtcatcgacggcTCCAAGGAGGCCTGGGACCACGTCATCCAGATCGACCTTAACGGCACCGCCTACTgcgccaaggccgtcggcgcccacTTCCGCGAGCGCGGCACCGGCTCCTTCGTCATCACGGCCTCCATGTCCGGCCACATCGCCAACTACCCGCAGGAGCAGACCTCGTACaacgtcgccaaggccggctgCATCCACATGGCCCGCTCGCTCGCCAACGAGTGGCGCGACTTCGCCCGCGTCAACTCCATCTCCCCCGGCTACATCGACACGGGCCTGTCCGACTTCGTCGCCAAGGAGACCCAGGAGCTGTGGAAGAGCATGATCCCCATGGGCCGCAACGGCGATgccaaggagctcaagggcGCCTACGTCTATCTTGTTTCTGACGCCAGCACCTACACCACCGGTGCCGACATCGTCATTGACGGCGGTTACACCT